In the genome of Actinomycetes bacterium, the window GGGTGTCGTCGACGAAGCCGGAGGTCTTGGCGAAGCCGGCCGTCTCGGTCACCGCGCGGCGGAACCGGCGCGCCGCGTCGGGCGCGTCCAGGAACCACCAGGGAGCGCCCAGGTAGACCGAGGGGTAGAACCCGGCCAGCGGGGCCAGCTCCCGGGAGAACGCCGTCTCGTCGAGGGTGAACAGCACCAGGGTGAGGTTCGGGTGGGTGCCGAACCGCTCGAGCAGCGGCCGCAGCGGGTCGGTGAATCCGGCGCGCAGCGGTATGTCGTGGCCGGTGTCCGGCCCGAACGCGGCGAGCGTCGGTCGGTGGTGGTTGCGCCGGACGCCGGGGTGCAGCGTCATGGTGAGGCTGTCCTCGGTGGCCATCCGGGCCATCTCGAGCAGCATGTGCCGGCGCAGCGCGGTGGCCGCGGCCGGGTCGACCCGGCCGGCCAGCGCCGTCGCGTAGACGCGCTCGGCGTCGGCGGCGTCCAACGGCTCGGTGCCGACGTCCTCGTGGCTGTGGTCGGTCGAGACTGCGCCGTGGGCCCGGAAGTATGCCCGGCGGGCCTCCATGGCCGCGACCCAGCCGGCGTAGCTGCCGGTGTCGACGCCGGCCACCTCGCCGAGCCGGCCGACCAGTGCGGCCCAGTCGGCGGCGGCCGGCTCGAGGTAGCGGTCCGGCCGGAACGTCGGCAACACCCGGTGCGGCCAGGTCGGGTCGGCGGCCAGCGCGGCGTGCGTCGCGAGGTCGTCGCACGGGTCGTCCGTGGTGGCCAGCACCGAGATGCCGAACCGGTCGAACAAGGCCCGCGGCCGGTAGCCGTCCTGCCCGAGCCGCTCGGCCACCGCGTCGTAGACCGCGTCGGCCGTCTCGGCCGAGGGCCGCACCC includes:
- the uxaC gene encoding glucuronate isomerase, with translation MTITAAPLAPHPDRLLPAEPGTRAVARRLYQAVRGLPIISPHGHVDPRLLLDDQPFPDPATLFVTPDHYVTRLLHANGVPLEQLGVGRGPLSEAEARGVWRQLCAHWPVFRGTPVRYWLEAELAEIFGVRVRPSAETADAVYDAVAERLGQDGYRPRALFDRFGISVLATTDDPCDDLATHAALAADPTWPHRVLPTFRPDRYLEPAAADWAALVGRLGEVAGVDTGSYAGWVAAMEARRAYFRAHGAVSTDHSHEDVGTEPLDAADAERVYATALAGRVDPAAATALRRHMLLEMARMATEDSLTMTLHPGVRRNHHRPTLAAFGPDTGHDIPLRAGFTDPLRPLLERFGTHPNLTLVLFTLDETAFSRELAPLAGFYPSVYLGAPWWFLDAPDAARRFRRAVTETAGFAKTSGFVDDTRAFCSIPARHDMARRLDAGFLAGLVVEHRLDEDEALGTAVDLVVGRPTAVFGL